In the Clostridium beijerinckii genome, one interval contains:
- a CDS encoding shikimate kinase — MKNKVVFIGMPGCGKSTIGRLVSEELKINFIDMDNYIENMTSKTIPELFEHGENYFRDFESLACRELAKEGKAIISSGGGVVKRKENIDILKEESFIIFIDRPLEELLGDVDISKRPLLKEGREKIIKLYEERYELYRLCADKIIRNDREIGNIVNEIKEVILDNLEMN; from the coding sequence ATGAAAAACAAAGTAGTATTCATTGGAATGCCTGGATGCGGAAAGAGTACAATTGGCAGATTGGTAAGCGAAGAATTAAAAATTAACTTTATTGATATGGATAATTATATTGAAAATATGACATCTAAAACGATACCTGAACTTTTTGAACACGGAGAGAATTATTTTAGAGATTTTGAATCTTTAGCTTGTAGAGAATTAGCTAAAGAGGGAAAGGCTATAATTTCTTCAGGTGGTGGAGTAGTAAAAAGAAAAGAGAATATAGACATATTAAAAGAAGAATCGTTTATTATTTTTATTGATAGACCATTGGAAGAACTTTTAGGAGATGTGGATATATCAAAAAGACCTTTACTTAAAGAAGGTAGGGAAAAAATAATTAAGTTGTATGAAGAGCGCTATGAATTATATAGATTATGTGCAGATAAAATAATTAGAAATGATAGAGAAATTGGAAATATAGTTAATGAAATAAAAGAAGTTATTCTAGATAACTTGGAAATGAATTAA
- the aroC gene encoding chorismate synthase, with amino-acid sequence MSGMWGNKLKVSIFGESHGVGIGITIDGLPSGVEINLEEVMKEMARRAPGKSNLSTARKEADAPEILSGFFEGKTTGTPLCAVIRNSDMRSKDYGKLKDLMRPGHADYPGFIRYNGFNDYRGGGSFSGRITAPLVFAGAVCKQVLESKRINIGAHVKSIGDIHDKSFYDIELSRELLEELKTKELPLLISEKEEEMRETILKAKKEQDSVGGTIECTVLGINPGIGNPFFDSVESTLAHLMFSVPAVKGIEFGKGFEMSKLRGSDCNDEYYYDGNKVKTYTNNNGGITGGITNGMPILFKVGIKPTPSISKIQRTIDIAEKKEAELVIEGRHDPCIVQRAVPVIEAVTAIGILDLVL; translated from the coding sequence ATGAGTGGAATGTGGGGGAATAAATTAAAGGTTTCTATATTTGGTGAATCTCACGGAGTTGGGATTGGAATTACAATTGATGGGCTTCCTTCAGGCGTTGAGATTAATCTTGAAGAGGTTATGAAAGAAATGGCAAGACGTGCGCCAGGAAAAAGTAATTTATCTACAGCTAGAAAAGAAGCAGATGCACCAGAAATTTTGAGTGGGTTCTTTGAAGGAAAAACTACAGGTACTCCTCTTTGCGCAGTAATTAGAAATTCAGATATGCGTTCTAAGGATTATGGAAAACTTAAAGATTTGATGAGACCAGGTCATGCGGACTATCCAGGTTTCATTAGGTATAATGGATTTAACGACTACAGAGGCGGTGGATCTTTTTCGGGAAGAATTACTGCGCCATTAGTATTTGCTGGGGCTGTATGTAAGCAGGTGTTAGAAAGTAAGAGAATTAATATAGGAGCCCATGTTAAGAGTATTGGAGATATCCACGATAAGAGTTTTTATGATATAGAATTAAGCAGAGAACTTTTAGAGGAATTAAAAACAAAGGAATTACCACTTTTAATTTCAGAAAAAGAAGAAGAAATGAGAGAGACAATTTTGAAAGCAAAAAAAGAACAAGATTCTGTAGGTGGAACTATTGAATGTACTGTTCTTGGAATAAATCCGGGAATCGGTAATCCGTTTTTTGATTCAGTTGAATCAACTCTAGCTCATCTTATGTTTTCTGTCCCAGCAGTTAAGGGAATAGAATTTGGAAAAGGCTTTGAAATGAGCAAATTAAGAGGATCTGATTGTAATGATGAATACTATTATGACGGTAATAAAGTAAAAACTTACACAAATAATAATGGTGGAATTACAGGTGGAATAACAAATGGAATGCCAATATTATTTAAGGTTGGAATAAAGCCAACACCATCAATATCAAAAATTCAAAGAACGATAGATATTGCAGAAAAAAAGGAAGCAGAGCTTGTTATTGAAGGTCGTCATGATCCTTGTATCGTGCAAAGAGCTGTTCCAGTAATAGAAGCTGTAACCGCAATTGGAATACTCGATTTAGTGCTTTAG
- the aroA gene encoding 3-phosphoshikimate 1-carboxyvinyltransferase: MGNLKIYPGKLSGEVKIPPSKSMAHRAVICAALGDGVSKVTNIDYSDDIIATIEAMSSLGAKITKKEDYLEVCGINSPENIKANSVKEQRTIDCNESGSTLRFLVPIAALFDGVNRFVGRGNLGKRPLDTYYKIFDEQGIKYSYKDGILDLKTEGKLKAGEFKMEGNISSQFITGLLFTLPLLDGESKIVITTEMESKGYIDLTLRAIKDFGVEIINNNYEEFIIKGNQIYKSIDYRVEGDYSQAAFFFCADALSSNIVLNDLKLDSLQGDKEVIDILQRMGLKLNNKDNGLIGSASLGLKSTIIDGSQCPDIIPVVSLVAALSEGTTEIINAGRLRIKECDRLAAVTSELNKLGAKIIEKEEGLIIEGVKELKGNVEVWSHKDHRIAMTMAIASIMCKEPIILKDYECVSKSYPQFWDDFKNLGGVFDEWNVGE; this comes from the coding sequence TCTAAAAGTATGGCGCATAGAGCAGTAATTTGCGCAGCTCTTGGAGATGGTGTTAGTAAAGTTACAAATATAGATTATTCTGATGATATTATTGCTACAATTGAAGCAATGTCATCATTGGGAGCTAAAATAACAAAAAAAGAAGATTATCTGGAGGTTTGTGGAATCAACAGCCCAGAAAATATTAAAGCTAATTCAGTTAAGGAACAAAGAACTATAGATTGCAACGAGTCAGGATCAACTCTTAGATTTTTAGTACCTATAGCAGCTTTATTTGATGGAGTTAATAGATTTGTTGGAAGAGGTAATTTAGGGAAGAGACCATTAGACACTTATTACAAAATTTTTGATGAACAAGGAATTAAATATTCTTATAAAGATGGTATTCTTGATTTAAAGACTGAAGGAAAATTAAAAGCTGGAGAGTTTAAGATGGAGGGGAATATTAGCTCACAGTTTATAACAGGATTATTATTTACGCTTCCTCTTTTAGATGGAGAATCTAAGATTGTAATTACAACAGAAATGGAATCCAAAGGATATATTGATTTAACTTTAAGAGCCATTAAAGACTTTGGTGTAGAAATTATAAACAATAATTATGAAGAATTTATTATAAAGGGAAATCAAATTTATAAGAGTATAGATTACAGAGTTGAAGGTGACTACTCACAAGCAGCATTCTTCTTCTGTGCTGACGCACTTTCAAGCAATATTGTGCTTAATGACTTGAAACTAGATTCTCTTCAAGGGGATAAAGAAGTAATTGACATATTACAAAGAATGGGACTGAAATTGAATAATAAAGATAATGGTTTAATTGGAAGCGCAAGTCTTGGACTTAAGTCTACTATAATTGATGGCTCTCAGTGTCCAGATATAATTCCGGTAGTATCATTAGTTGCTGCATTAAGTGAAGGAACAACAGAAATTATAAATGCAGGAAGACTTAGAATTAAGGAATGTGATAGATTAGCAGCTGTAACTTCAGAGCTTAATAAATTAGGTGCTAAAATTATTGAAAAAGAAGAAGGATTGATAATTGAAGGTGTAAAGGAGCTTAAAGGAAACGTGGAAGTTTGGAGTCATAAAGATCATAGAATAGCAATGACTATGGCTATAGCATCAATCATGTGTAAAGAACCTATTATACTTAAAGATTATGAGTGTGTGTCAAAGTCATACCCGCAATTTTGGGATGATTTTAAGAATTTAGGAGGTGTGTTTGATGAGTGGAATGTGGGGGAATAA
- the pheA gene encoding prephenate dehydratase, whose product MAAIDDYRNKIDEIDKEITRLFEERMDIVIKVGEYKKQNNLPVFNKAREDEVIEKNIGYLNNKDYAEGLKQFFINIMNISKDLEDKEVKEDIRATTIDKFEEKNAKSDSKVGFYGVAGSFSEEAMIKHFGKKDDAKAYDEFEDVFLAVKNEEIDYGVLPIENSSTGAISQVYDLLYKYGFYIVGEECIKIDQNLIGIKGTKLDNVKEVYSHPQGFEQSTDFLKEYSNWKKIPFHSTADSVKLVSDLQDMSKVAIASKRAADIYNLSIIKENINNRRENSTRFIVISKELELNNSCDKVSVVFSLEHKAGTLYKLLRHFAENNINMMKIESRPMENGAWKYFLYVDFEGNLENEQVKKALNLIEQSSAYFKLIGGYRKYC is encoded by the coding sequence ATGGCGGCTATAGATGATTATAGAAATAAGATTGATGAAATAGATAAAGAGATAACAAGACTTTTTGAAGAAAGAATGGATATAGTAATAAAGGTAGGAGAATATAAAAAACAGAATAATTTACCTGTTTTCAATAAAGCTAGAGAAGATGAAGTTATTGAGAAGAATATAGGATACCTTAATAATAAAGATTATGCCGAAGGGCTAAAACAATTTTTCATTAATATTATGAATATTTCTAAAGATTTAGAAGATAAAGAAGTAAAGGAAGATATAAGAGCTACGACTATAGATAAGTTTGAAGAAAAAAATGCGAAAAGTGACAGTAAAGTTGGCTTTTATGGTGTTGCAGGATCATTTTCAGAAGAAGCAATGATTAAGCATTTTGGTAAGAAAGATGATGCTAAGGCGTATGATGAATTTGAGGATGTATTTTTAGCAGTAAAAAATGAAGAAATTGATTATGGAGTTTTACCAATTGAAAATTCTTCAACTGGTGCTATTTCACAGGTTTACGATCTCTTATATAAGTACGGATTCTATATAGTTGGAGAAGAGTGCATTAAAATAGATCAAAATCTAATTGGGATTAAAGGAACAAAATTAGATAATGTTAAAGAAGTATATTCACATCCACAGGGGTTTGAACAAAGTACTGATTTTTTAAAAGAATATAGCAATTGGAAAAAGATACCTTTCCATAGTACTGCGGATAGTGTTAAACTTGTTAGTGATTTACAAGATATGTCAAAGGTTGCTATTGCAAGTAAAAGGGCAGCTGATATATACAATTTAAGCATAATAAAAGAAAATATAAATAATAGAAGAGAAAATTCTACAAGATTCATAGTTATATCAAAAGAATTAGAATTAAATAACAGTTGTGATAAAGTAAGTGTTGTATTTTCTCTTGAGCATAAAGCAGGTACTCTATATAAATTATTAAGACACTTTGCAGAAAATAATATAAATATGATGAAGATCGAATCAAGACCTATGGAAAATGGAGCGTGGAAATATTTCTTATATGTAGATTTTGAGGGGAATCTTGAAAATGAACAAGTTAAAAAGGCATTGAATTTAATCGAACAAAGCAGTGCGTATTTTAAACTTATTGGTGGATACAGGAAATACTGCTAA
- the aroF gene encoding 3-deoxy-7-phosphoheptulonate synthase, with protein MIIIMNPKASEEDVRKVKAVIESKGLEAHLSKGDTYFIVGAVGDTSILDPKKLQVLKGVDRVMKVQEPFKKANRIFKPEDTVVNIEGSIVGGGRLGIMAGPCSVESEEQIVEIAKRVKAAGANFLRGGAFKPRTSPYSFQGLELEGLKLLKTAKQETGLPIVTELMSTDYLDTFVEEVDMIQIGARNMQNFDLLKQIGKTNKPILLKRGLSATIEEWLMSAEYIMAGGNENVILCERGVRTFETITRNTLDLQAVPVIKKLSHLPIIVDPSHAGGYAYLVEPMAKAAIIAGADGLMIEVHNDPENALSDGQQSLTPDQFDVLMSKVKAVAKIEDKQI; from the coding sequence ATGATAATTATTATGAACCCAAAAGCAAGTGAAGAAGATGTAAGGAAGGTAAAGGCGGTAATTGAATCAAAAGGATTAGAAGCCCATCTTTCTAAAGGAGACACATATTTTATAGTAGGAGCTGTTGGTGATACTTCAATATTAGATCCTAAAAAATTACAAGTATTAAAAGGTGTGGATAGGGTTATGAAGGTTCAAGAACCTTTTAAGAAAGCAAACAGGATATTTAAGCCTGAAGATACAGTAGTTAATATTGAGGGATCAATAGTTGGCGGTGGAAGACTTGGAATAATGGCTGGACCGTGTTCTGTAGAAAGTGAAGAACAAATTGTTGAAATCGCAAAAAGAGTAAAAGCAGCGGGAGCTAACTTTTTAAGAGGTGGGGCATTTAAACCAAGAACTTCACCTTATAGCTTTCAAGGTTTAGAGCTTGAAGGATTAAAACTTTTAAAAACAGCAAAACAGGAAACAGGACTTCCTATAGTAACAGAACTTATGTCTACTGATTACTTAGATACTTTTGTTGAAGAAGTGGATATGATTCAAATTGGTGCTAGAAATATGCAAAATTTCGATCTATTAAAGCAAATAGGTAAAACAAATAAACCAATACTATTAAAGAGAGGTTTATCTGCAACTATAGAAGAATGGCTTATGTCAGCAGAATATATCATGGCAGGTGGAAATGAAAATGTAATTCTTTGTGAAAGAGGAGTAAGAACATTCGAAACTATTACAAGAAATACATTAGATTTGCAAGCAGTTCCAGTAATTAAGAAATTATCACATTTACCTATAATTGTTGATCCAAGTCATGCAGGAGGTTATGCTTACTTGGTAGAACCAATGGCAAAAGCAGCAATTATAGCTGGGGCTGATGGACTTATGATAGAAGTTCATAATGATCCTGAAAATGCACTAAGCGATGGACAACAATCACTTACTCCAGATCAATTTGATGTGCTAATGAGTAAAGTTAAAGCTGTAGCAAAAATTGAAGATAAGCAAATCTAA
- the aroQ gene encoding type II 3-dehydroquinate dehydratase, which yields MKIMVINGPNLNMVGVREKGIYGAKSFEDICEYIKEEGKKRGHEITLFQSNCEGEIIDELQKAYFENYDGIIINPGAYTHYSYAIHDAIKGINIDTVEVHLSNVHAREDFRKKSVTAPACIGQMCGFGEDGYILAIKALELKKMSK from the coding sequence ATGAAGATAATGGTAATAAATGGGCCAAATTTAAATATGGTTGGAGTTAGAGAAAAAGGGATTTATGGAGCTAAATCTTTTGAAGATATATGTGAGTATATTAAAGAAGAAGGCAAAAAAAGAGGACATGAAATAACTTTATTTCAGAGTAATTGTGAAGGTGAAATAATTGATGAACTTCAAAAGGCATACTTTGAAAATTATGATGGGATAATAATAAATCCAGGAGCTTATACTCATTATAGTTATGCAATTCATGATGCAATAAAAGGAATAAATATTGATACAGTAGAAGTGCATTTGTCCAATGTGCATGCGAGAGAAGATTTTAGAAAGAAATCTGTAACAGCACCCGCTTGTATAGGACAGATGTGTGGATTTGGAGAAGATGGATATATATTAGCTATTAAGGCGCTAGAATTGAAAAAGATGTCTAAATAG
- the aroE gene encoding shikimate dehydrogenase, with translation MEFYGLIGEKLSHSLSPKIHNTLFKDLKVEGAYKLFEVEKENLGKLIESIKLLKIKGVNVTIPYKQDVMEYLDFISDEAKKIGAVNTIYLKDNKLYGYNTDYYGFGTILNNNEIVIRDNVAMVLGNGGAAKAVITYLLDHGIKKIYLVSRKIKGNSADKDERIEFKTYEEISEIKGDILINTTPLGMYPKVDDTPVNEDIINNFNSLIDIIYNPRETRFLKIGKNSNKKVCGGIEMLVGQAIKAEEIWQGCQLDNELTQGLYSIFENEFK, from the coding sequence TTGGAATTTTACGGATTAATAGGAGAAAAGTTATCTCATAGTCTTTCACCTAAAATTCATAATACGCTTTTTAAAGATTTAAAAGTAGAAGGGGCATATAAGCTTTTTGAAGTTGAAAAAGAGAATTTAGGTAAACTTATAGAATCAATAAAGCTTCTTAAAATAAAAGGAGTTAATGTAACTATTCCTTATAAGCAAGATGTAATGGAATATTTAGATTTTATATCGGATGAAGCTAAAAAAATAGGAGCAGTAAATACTATTTATTTAAAAGATAATAAGTTATATGGGTACAATACAGATTATTATGGGTTTGGAACTATATTAAATAATAATGAGATTGTTATAAGAGATAATGTTGCGATGGTTCTAGGAAATGGTGGAGCGGCTAAGGCTGTTATTACTTACCTTTTAGATCATGGCATTAAAAAGATTTACTTAGTTTCAAGAAAAATCAAAGGGAATTCTGCAGATAAAGATGAAAGAATAGAATTTAAAACTTATGAAGAAATATCAGAGATAAAAGGTGATATTTTAATTAATACGACTCCGCTTGGCATGTACCCTAAAGTTGATGATACTCCTGTTAATGAGGATATAATAAATAACTTTAATTCATTAATAGATATAATTTATAACCCGAGGGAGACAAGGTTCCTAAAAATAGGGAAAAATTCAAATAAAAAAGTATGTGGTGGTATTGAAATGCTAGTAGGGCAAGCTATAAAGGCGGAAGAAATATGGCAGGGATGCCAATTAGACAATGAACTAACTCAAGGTTTATATTCAATATTTGAAAATGAATTTAAGTAG